One part of the Rutidosis leptorrhynchoides isolate AG116_Rl617_1_P2 chromosome 1, CSIRO_AGI_Rlap_v1, whole genome shotgun sequence genome encodes these proteins:
- the LOC139901228 gene encoding uncharacterized protein, whose protein sequence is MGRTDILSQALQKKSQDIVNAIKLVSATKKSLIDFRNDGWDSLFVLFEKVKLFSKKHQIDIPDMNSLYKSTRYLPRRQDNQITIEHHYHTDLFIGTVDKQLQELDNKFNEHDMDLLTLGSSLLLKKDNEMLDIDNICLLVEKYYPANFTEQEMDQLRYQFEFFIIEMPNNPKLKAIPSIARLCTNFVETNKLQLYYLADRLIRLILTLPVSTTTTERGFSAKKIFKNRLRNKMSDDFLASNLVMYIEK, encoded by the coding sequence ATGGGAAGAACTGATATTCTTTCTCAAGCTCTACAGAAGAAAAGTCAAGATATTGTTAATGCTATTAAGTTAGTTTCCGCAACAAAGAAAAGTCTCATTGATTTTAGAAATGATGGTTGGGattcattatttgtattatttgagAAAGTAAAGTTGTTTTCAAAGAAACACCAAATAGATATACCCGATATGAATTCTCTTTATAAGTCAACCCGTTATCTTCCTCGTCGACAAGATAACCAGATTACTATTGAGCACCATTATCATACCGATCTATTTATTGGCACCGTGGACAAGCAATTGCAAGAGCTCGACAACAAATTCAATGAGCATGACATGGACTTATTAACTCTCGGATCTTCTTTGCTTCTCAAAAAAGATAATGAAATGCTTGATATTGATAATATTTGCCTCCTTGTTGAGAAATATTATCCTGCAAATTTCACGGAACAAGAGATGGACCAGTTGAGATATCAGTTTGAGTTTTTTATAATTGAGATGCCAAATAACCCAAAGCTTAAAGCTATTCCTAGTATCGCACGACTATGCACCAATTTTGTGGAAACTAACAAACTACAGTTGTATTATTTGGCTGATCGATTGATCAGACTCATATTGACACTTCCAGTTTCAACAACGACGACCGAAAGGGGATTTTCAGCAAAGAAAATATTTAAGAATCGACTCCGAAACAAGATGTCTGATGATTTTCTTGCATCTAACTTGGTGATGTACATTGAAAAATAA